In Lacibacter sp. H375, one DNA window encodes the following:
- the selD gene encoding selenide, water dikinase SelD — MLPETIRLTQFSHGAGCGCKIAPAVLEQILQSSLSTITDKNLLVGNSSKDDAAVYDLGNGLAMISTTDFFTPIVDDAFSFGQIASANAISDVYAMGGKPLLAIAILGWPVEKLPATLAQQVLDGARSICNEAGITLAGGHSIDSPEPFFGLAVNGMVQIAHLKQNNTAQVGNVLLLTKPIGVGVLSTAEKRDVLKEEHKGLAAMQMKQLNSVGELLGKLEAVTAMTDVTGFGLLGHLIEMCEGAGVSAELSYQQIPFLAAAKEYLAQRIVPDATYRNWNSYSTKVGFGAGVNVMEAFNLLPDPQTNGGLLIAVKEEHLIEVQQLLAANNLEAFTQPIGRLVPKAEKVVQVLS; from the coding sequence ATGCTTCCAGAAACAATCAGACTCACACAGTTTTCACACGGTGCAGGATGCGGCTGCAAAATTGCACCTGCGGTTTTAGAACAAATTCTCCAATCATCGCTATCAACTATTACAGATAAAAATCTACTTGTTGGCAACAGCAGTAAAGACGACGCTGCTGTGTACGATCTAGGCAATGGATTGGCCATGATCTCTACCACCGATTTCTTTACACCCATTGTTGATGATGCATTCAGCTTTGGACAAATAGCATCGGCAAACGCCATCAGTGATGTGTATGCGATGGGCGGCAAACCTTTGCTTGCTATTGCAATCCTTGGATGGCCGGTTGAAAAACTACCTGCAACACTTGCACAACAGGTGTTAGATGGTGCAAGATCAATTTGTAATGAAGCAGGCATCACTTTAGCAGGTGGACACAGTATTGATTCGCCGGAACCATTCTTTGGTTTAGCAGTAAACGGAATGGTGCAGATTGCACACCTTAAACAAAACAATACCGCACAGGTAGGAAATGTATTACTACTGACCAAACCCATTGGTGTTGGCGTATTAAGCACTGCTGAAAAAAGAGATGTGTTGAAAGAAGAACATAAAGGACTTGCAGCAATGCAAATGAAACAACTTAACTCTGTTGGTGAGTTGCTTGGAAAACTAGAAGCTGTTACAGCCATGACAGATGTAACCGGCTTTGGTTTACTTGGACATTTAATAGAGATGTGTGAAGGTGCAGGGGTTTCTGCTGAGCTTTCTTATCAGCAAATACCATTTCTTGCGGCAGCAAAAGAATACCTGGCGCAACGCATTGTTCCCGACGCTACCTATCGTAACTGGAACAGCTATAGTACTAAGGTTGGATTTGGTGCAGGCGTAAATGTGATGGAAGCTTTTAACCTTTTGCCCGACCCGCAAACAAATGGCGGATTATTGATCGCTGTCAAAGAAGAACATCTAATTGAAGTGCAACAACTTCTTGCAGCAAATAATCTTGAAGCTTTTACTCAACCAATCGGGCGACTTGTACCAAAAGCCGAAAAGGTTGTTCAGGTTTTAAGTTGA
- the mnmH gene encoding tRNA 2-selenouridine(34) synthase MnmH produces MAIQKINIEEFLSLAATYPVLDVRSPGEYKHAKIPGAYSFPLFSDEERKVVGTAYKQQSRQEAIKIGLSFFGVKMRSMVEEAEKLVEDCNEIIRKKSAKSGSDRNDKTVLVHCWRGGMRSGGVAWLLDLYGFNVYTLVGGYKSFRRWALEQFEQTYSFRILAGFTGSGKTPLLDKLAKSGENVINLEELAHHKGSAFGNLGMPPQPSQEKFENKLALALFAAAKRPEPIWIEDESQRIGDVNTPMSIWKQMRTSPVYFVDIPFEERLKHIVDEYGKHERERLVNAVIRIKKRLGGLETKEAINALIEDRVEDCFRILLSYYDKWYSKGLHNRENLQALLVKIPCETVQESNIKQLLQLQE; encoded by the coding sequence ATGGCTATTCAAAAAATAAATATCGAGGAGTTTCTTTCGCTTGCTGCTACATATCCTGTTTTGGATGTACGCAGTCCGGGCGAATACAAACATGCGAAAATTCCCGGCGCCTATTCCTTTCCTTTATTTTCTGACGAAGAACGAAAAGTAGTTGGCACTGCTTATAAACAACAAAGCCGACAAGAAGCAATCAAGATCGGTCTTTCCTTTTTTGGTGTGAAAATGCGGAGTATGGTGGAAGAGGCAGAAAAGCTGGTGGAGGATTGCAATGAGATCATCCGAAAAAAATCGGCCAAGTCCGGGTCTGACAGAAATGATAAAACAGTTCTTGTTCATTGCTGGCGTGGTGGCATGCGTAGCGGCGGCGTTGCATGGTTGCTGGATCTTTATGGTTTTAATGTCTACACACTCGTTGGTGGTTATAAATCATTTCGCAGATGGGCTCTTGAACAATTTGAACAAACCTATTCGTTTCGCATTCTTGCGGGTTTTACAGGCTCAGGTAAAACGCCGTTACTGGATAAACTCGCTAAATCTGGTGAGAACGTTATCAACCTGGAAGAATTGGCTCATCATAAAGGCTCAGCCTTTGGCAACCTGGGCATGCCTCCTCAACCTTCACAGGAAAAATTTGAAAATAAACTGGCGCTTGCCCTGTTCGCAGCGGCCAAAAGGCCAGAACCAATTTGGATTGAGGATGAAAGTCAACGCATTGGCGATGTAAATACACCTATGAGCATCTGGAAACAGATGCGGACCTCACCAGTGTATTTTGTTGATATACCCTTTGAAGAACGCTTGAAACATATTGTAGACGAATACGGAAAGCATGAGCGTGAGCGACTTGTGAATGCTGTTATCCGTATCAAAAAAAGATTAGGCGGTCTGGAGACCAAAGAGGCCATTAATGCCCTTATTGAAGACAGGGTGGAAGATTGTTTCCGTATCTTACTTAGCTATTACGATAAGTGGTATTCAAAGGGTTTACATAATAGAGAGAACCTTCAGGCGTTATTAGTAAAGATACCCTGCGAAACCGTCCAAGAATCCAATATTAAACAACTCTTACAGCTGCAGGAGTAG
- the rho gene encoding transcription termination factor Rho, with amino-acid sequence MYDILQLNDMLVPELLDVAEQLKIAGAKKLDKQQLIYKILDNQAVMASENKGAEEKKRKRIVKTTTASGTEEAVVESGDKETAPKVRKKKEDAPAPAPKKVLKKTELPEPIIPPGFTLPGEDDFVAGPPEMELGEQLAESNQEAENPQPNERPQNQQHQQRQFQNNKREQPFNIEFDGVIQGEGVLEMMPDGYGFLRSSDYNYLSSPDDVYVSPSQIKLFGLKTGDTVYGSVRPPKEGEKYFALLKVDTINGKRPDEVRDRVPFDYLTPLFPFEKLNLTTTSNNYSTRIMDLFTPIGKGQRGLIVAQPKTGKTMLLKELANAIAENHPECYLMIVLVDERPEEVTDMERSVKAEVIASTFDEPAEKHVKVSTIALQKAKRLVECGHDVIILLDSITRLARAHNTVAPSSGKVLSGGVEANAMQKPKQFFGAARKIENGGSLTIIATALVDTGSKMDEVIFEEFKGTGNMELALDRKLANRRVFPAIDIVASSTRRDDLLLDKDTAKRMWILRKHMADMNTEEAINTLLQHMRGTKDNNEFLISMNG; translated from the coding sequence ATGTACGACATTCTACAATTGAACGACATGCTCGTTCCTGAGTTGCTAGACGTAGCTGAGCAATTAAAAATTGCAGGCGCTAAAAAATTAGATAAGCAACAACTAATTTATAAAATCCTCGATAATCAAGCTGTTATGGCAAGTGAAAACAAAGGCGCAGAAGAAAAAAAGCGCAAACGCATTGTAAAGACCACCACTGCTTCCGGTACTGAAGAAGCTGTTGTGGAAAGCGGCGACAAGGAAACGGCACCAAAGGTTCGCAAAAAGAAAGAGGACGCACCAGCTCCGGCTCCTAAAAAAGTGCTCAAGAAAACAGAACTTCCCGAACCAATTATTCCTCCTGGCTTTACATTACCGGGCGAAGATGATTTCGTAGCCGGACCGCCAGAAATGGAATTAGGCGAACAACTTGCTGAATCAAACCAGGAAGCTGAAAATCCGCAACCAAATGAACGCCCGCAAAACCAGCAACATCAACAACGACAGTTTCAAAATAATAAGCGTGAACAACCTTTCAACATTGAGTTTGATGGTGTGATACAAGGTGAGGGTGTCTTGGAAATGATGCCCGATGGATATGGTTTCTTACGCAGCAGTGATTACAATTATTTATCAAGTCCCGATGATGTGTATGTATCACCATCTCAAATAAAACTGTTTGGTTTAAAAACAGGTGATACTGTTTACGGCTCTGTTCGTCCTCCAAAAGAAGGTGAAAAATATTTTGCCCTATTAAAAGTGGATACCATCAATGGAAAGCGACCTGATGAGGTGCGTGACCGTGTGCCGTTCGATTACCTCACACCATTGTTCCCGTTCGAAAAATTAAATCTTACAACTACTTCCAATAATTACAGTACCCGAATCATGGATCTGTTTACCCCAATTGGTAAAGGACAACGTGGATTGATCGTTGCCCAGCCAAAAACAGGTAAAACGATGCTGTTGAAAGAACTTGCGAACGCCATTGCAGAAAACCATCCGGAATGTTACCTGATGATCGTACTGGTTGATGAGCGTCCGGAAGAGGTAACTGATATGGAACGCAGTGTAAAAGCAGAAGTTATTGCCAGTACGTTTGATGAGCCTGCAGAGAAACACGTGAAAGTAAGTACCATCGCTTTACAAAAAGCAAAGCGTTTGGTTGAGTGCGGTCATGATGTAATTATCCTGTTAGATTCAATTACACGATTAGCTCGTGCGCACAATACCGTTGCACCTTCAAGTGGTAAAGTATTGAGTGGTGGTGTTGAAGCAAACGCTATGCAAAAACCAAAACAGTTCTTTGGTGCTGCACGTAAAATTGAAAATGGCGGATCGTTAACCATTATTGCAACAGCGCTTGTTGATACAGGCAGTAAGATGGATGAAGTGATCTTTGAAGAATTTAAAGGAACAGGTAACATGGAATTGGCACTTGATCGTAAGCTGGCCAACAGACGTGTATTCCCTGCAATTGATATTGTTGCTTCAAGTACACGTCGTGATGATCTGTTACTTGATAAAGACACTGCTAAACGTATGTGGATCCTGCGTAAGCACATGGCTGATATGAATACAGAAGAAGCAATCAATACATTGTTACAACACATGCGTGGAACGAAAGACAACAACGAGTTTCTTATCAGCATGAATGGTTAA